A single window of Nicotiana sylvestris chromosome 5, ASM39365v2, whole genome shotgun sequence DNA harbors:
- the LOC138869130 gene encoding uncharacterized protein gives MRALKNLNLDWDVAANLWVSHLNELDEFGYHAYTSSSLYKEKMKYLHDKYIHNKEFKECDLVLLFNSQLRMFPGKLKSKWSGSFEVVNVTPFGALDLKNKNDEVFRVNGQRVKYYLGKVGDAHIVVVFHFK, from the coding sequence atgAGGGCTTTGAAAAATTTAAACCTTGACTGGGATGTCGCAGCAAACCTATGGGTGTCACATTTGAATGAGCTTGATGAATTCGGGTATCATGCCTACACAAGTTCATCCCtttacaaggagaagatgaagtacctccatgacaagtatATCCACAATAAGGAGTTCAAAGAATGTGATCTGGTGCTATTGTTCAATTCTCAATTAAGGATGTTTCCGGGCAAGTtaaaatcaaaatggagtgggtCCTTTGAAGTAGTGAATGTAACCCCCtttggtgctctagatttgaaaaacaagaatgaTGAGgtttttagagtcaatgggcaacGGGTTAAATATTATCTTGGCAAGGTTGGTGATGCCCATATTGTGGTGgtttttcatttcaagtga